The Thermothelomyces thermophilus ATCC 42464 chromosome 7, complete sequence genome window below encodes:
- a CDS encoding glycosyltransferase family 34 protein (CAZy_ID 267975): protein MHFALPPRKTSRPPPYLPRTSRLPGLRKTRAKLFALAGLVFLTFIYLLTRSDSGWHAVPSPRVPKGDPPVVLVTVLDASRYNGAYLETVKRNRLQYAEKHGYKTLLAKIGDYDLGGSPFSWARVVAMLDALTKFPDARYIWFLDASGFIMNPNIKIEDDIMQPAKLDEMMKRDLPVVPPDSIIKTFSHLKGQDVDLVLTQDKEGLTSSSVILRNGEWARFFLQTWFGPLYRSYAFQKAETHALEHIVQWHPTILSRLAIVDQRVLNSYVKGKQEELYRDGDFVIGFPDCADSGPEACESQSRPFVQAWQNAFAST, encoded by the exons ATGCATTTCGCTCTCCCCCCGCGAAAGACATCGCGGCCTCCACCATACCTCCCGCGCACATCCCGCTTGCCCGGCCTCCGGAAAACACGCGCGAAACTCTTTGCGCTCGCAGGGCTCGTCTTCCTCACCTTTATCTACCTACTTACCCGGTCAGACAGTGGGTGGCATGCCGTGCCGTCACCCCGTGTACCCAAGGGCGACCCGCCCGTCGTGCTGGTGACGGTGCTAGATGCAAGCAGATACAACGGCGCGTATCTGGAAACGGTCAAGCGGAACAGGCTGCAGTATGCCGAGAAGCATG GCTACAAGACTCTCCTTGCCAAGATTGGCGACTACGACCTGGGAGGCTCACCGTTCTCCTGGGCGCGCGTGGTCGCCATGCTGGACGCACTAaccaagtttccggacgctCGTTACATCTGGTTCCTTGATGCCAGCGGTTTCATTATGAACCCAAACATCAAGATCGAGGACGACATCATGCAGCCGGCGAAGCTCGACGAGATGATGAAGAGGGATCTCCCCGTCGTCCCGCCGGACAGCATCATTAAGACGTTTAGCCACCTAAAGGGCCAGGACGTGGACCTGGTGCTCACGCAGGATAAGGAGGGTTTGACGTCGAGCAGCGTGATCTTGCGCAACGGCGAGTGGGCACGCTTCTTCCTCCAAACCTGGTTTGGTCCGCTGTATCGAAGCTACGCCTTTCAGAAGGCCGAGACGCATGCCTTG GAACACATTGTGCAGTGGCACCCCACTATCCTTTCTCGGCTGGCAATCGTAGACCAGCGCGTCCTCAACTCCTACGTCAAGGGCAAACAGGAGGAGCTATACAGAGATGGCGACTTTGTCATCGGCTTTCCCGATTGCGCCGACTCCGGGCCAGAGGCATGCGAGTCCCAATCCCGGCCGTTTGTGCAGGCGTGGCAGAATGCGTTTGCGAGCACATGA